The Thalassolituus oleivorans MIL-1 genome includes the window CCATCCATAATGACAATTATAAAAATAGGCACAATTTTCTCACCAATAATGTCAATTTGCGACATAAGTTATCCTGTAAGGTCGATATTTACTAGTAATTTTGGCTTGCTTGAGCAGCCGGCCCACCTCATCATGGTAGGCAACTATCAAGGGTGACGAACTGTGTTTGATAAGAATGATCTGCTATTACTGATCACAACGACAATGCCCTTCGGCAAGTATCAAGGTCGTGTCCTAATGGATATTCCAGAAGAATACCTACTCTGGATGAATAATAAGGGCTTCCCTCAAGGACAGCTGGGCCAACTCCTAGCACTTGCGCTAGAATTAAAAATTCATGGATTAGAGGATATTCTCACTCCGCTGCGGAAGAACAATCCACCTAACCATCAACACTCAACAGACGACACGCTGCATTAATGACTATGAAGTACCTTGGCCTGTTAGAAACAGACGATCTATATTCTGACCTTCTAGAAGACTATAAGAGTTACGGCACCATGTTTCGGCATTTTTTTAATAGCCTGCCGTCAAGGTCTCACGAGCTTCAGTACCGTCACTATCAGGTTAAGCAAGGTGAATTACCACAAACCTTCGACGAGTGTGATGCGTATTTAATTACTGGTTCCAAAACGGGCGTGTACGATAACGAACGATGGATTGAGCCACTGAGTAACTGGATCAAAGCAGCTCACGATAAAGGAGCTCCCCTAATTGGGATTTGTTTTGGCCATCAAGTTATTGCTCATAGCCTAGGCGGCTACGCTCAAAAAAGCAGCAAAGGATGGGGCGTTGGAGTACATATGACAACCATAGAACACCGTCCTGCTTGGCTAAACGACCAACGCAGTCATATGCGCCTCATTTATAGTCATCAAGATCAAGTAGAACAATTACCCCCAAAAGCGAAACGTCTAGCTGGAAGTCGTTTTTGCAATAACGCTTCTTTTTTTATCGACGACCGCGTATTAACTTTTCAGGGTCACCCAGAGTTTACCGCTGAATACTTTGTGCGCTTGCTAGAACGCCGGCGCGCAGCTATCGGCGATGAGATTTTAGATGCGGGATTTTCGAGTTTAGATCAGCCGACAGACGCTGATGATATCGGTGCCTGGATTTTAGAATTTATACAGTTACAACGTTAATAATTGATCCAGTAATAACATACCCTGCAATATTTTAATCGGCATAAAATAAAAGATTCCGATTAATTCTATTGAGGTAAAAACTTAGCAACGTACCAGCAACTTGCTTTAACGTTTAATTGTTCTGCATTAGCCCAAGCCAGTCCTACTTCAACTAGTTGCTCTGCTAAACCCTTGCCGCGCAAACGGAAAGGTACATACGTGTGGGTAAAATTAATATTCTGCCCCTCGAGCGCATACTCAAGTAAACAGGTATGCCCATCTTGTTCGATAATGAAACGAGTCTGCTCTGGCTGATGTACTACCATCATATTCTCCGGTAATTAGTCGCGTTCACTTCTATTGAACTCGATGTGGCATAAGCTGTAACGAAGCAACGCGGTATCCCTCTAGCTGGATGTAACCGGCGTAACGTTCGTCACCGGTAGAAGTAAACTCAAACGCATAGCAGCGACATAACACTGGCGTATTATCTTTGCGCCATTTAAACCGCATACTTTCTAGAATTAACGTATCGTCCAGTAACTGCAAAGCATCCGTTTCGCACTGGCGCTTTACTCGGGTCAACGCTAACGAACGTGCTCGCTGCTGCCGACTCCAACCTAAATAGAGAACGGCAAATACTGCACAAACAGCGATCA containing:
- a CDS encoding DUF3820 family protein, translated to MFDKNDLLLLITTTMPFGKYQGRVLMDIPEEYLLWMNNKGFPQGQLGQLLALALELKIHGLEDILTPLRKNNPPNHQHSTDDTLH
- a CDS encoding glutamine amidotransferase-related protein, which encodes MTMKYLGLLETDDLYSDLLEDYKSYGTMFRHFFNSLPSRSHELQYRHYQVKQGELPQTFDECDAYLITGSKTGVYDNERWIEPLSNWIKAAHDKGAPLIGICFGHQVIAHSLGGYAQKSSKGWGVGVHMTTIEHRPAWLNDQRSHMRLIYSHQDQVEQLPPKAKRLAGSRFCNNASFFIDDRVLTFQGHPEFTAEYFVRLLERRRAAIGDEILDAGFSSLDQPTDADDIGAWILEFIQLQR
- a CDS encoding GNAT family N-acetyltransferase — translated: MMVVHQPEQTRFIIEQDGHTCLLEYALEGQNINFTHTYVPFRLRGKGLAEQLVEVGLAWANAEQLNVKASCWYVAKFLPQ
- a CDS encoding DUF3301 domain-containing protein; its protein translation is MLLLIAVCAVFAVLYLGWSRQQRARSLALTRVKRQCETDALQLLDDTLILESMRFKWRKDNTPVLCRCYAFEFTSTGDERYAGYIQLEGYRVASLQLMPHRVQ